The following coding sequences are from one Megamonas funiformis window:
- a CDS encoding amidohydrolase, protein MYKQDLKQLVCQEIDKLEPVLSKLADYLHQHPEISMQEIKAVNYLKKLLEEFQFIFTPILKDTFSTAFIATKGNGDKKIGFLAEYDALPDIGHGCGHNLISLMSLGAGLAFNTVTDKIAQTVIFGCPAEETIGAKLNIADNGYFDDLQACLIIHPDDKTTIGGTSFATHPLEITFLGKEAHVADPVYHGINALDALVDFYQEFKKLKQSFTKPNIIGTIITDGGIAPNIIPAKATLRATIRSLDTDYLEEVMLPQIKKLAQKIALKHQTQLKMHHYEPLYKNLRSDKLLNQYYQENFSLLGEKYTLLPDDFADGSTDVGNVSHVTRTCQPTICIGNNLFVHTLEFTNASGSEYAKKQALIGAKAMAMTAIDVLFEK, encoded by the coding sequence ATGTACAAACAAGATTTAAAACAATTAGTCTGTCAAGAAATTGATAAACTCGAACCCGTCTTATCCAAACTTGCTGATTATCTTCATCAACATCCTGAAATCAGCATGCAAGAAATAAAAGCGGTAAATTATCTCAAAAAACTTTTAGAAGAATTTCAATTTATATTCACGCCTATTCTCAAAGACACATTTTCTACTGCTTTTATTGCTACTAAAGGAAATGGAGATAAAAAAATCGGCTTTTTAGCTGAATATGATGCCCTTCCTGATATTGGTCATGGCTGTGGTCATAATCTCATTTCTTTGATGAGTCTAGGGGCTGGATTAGCTTTCAATACTGTAACAGATAAAATTGCCCAAACAGTAATCTTTGGCTGTCCTGCTGAAGAAACTATTGGCGCTAAATTAAACATTGCTGATAATGGTTATTTTGATGATTTACAAGCATGCTTAATCATTCACCCTGATGATAAAACAACTATCGGTGGCACCTCTTTTGCCACTCACCCTTTAGAAATAACATTTCTAGGCAAAGAAGCTCATGTCGCTGACCCTGTATATCACGGTATTAATGCTTTAGATGCACTTGTAGATTTTTATCAAGAATTTAAAAAACTTAAACAAAGCTTCACTAAACCTAATATCATTGGCACAATTATCACAGATGGTGGCATAGCTCCTAATATCATTCCAGCTAAAGCTACACTAAGAGCTACTATTCGCAGTCTTGATACAGATTATTTAGAAGAAGTCATGCTTCCACAAATCAAAAAATTAGCACAAAAAATAGCGCTAAAACATCAAACACAGTTAAAAATGCATCACTATGAGCCACTTTATAAAAACTTGCGCAGTGATAAACTATTAAATCAATATTATCAAGAAAATTTCTCTCTACTTGGTGAAAAATACACTCTACTTCCTGATGATTTTGCTGATGGCTCTACTGATGTAGGCAATGTTAGTCATGTTACTAGAACTTGTCAACCTACTATTTGCATTGGCAATAATTTATTTGTTCACACTTTAGAATTTACTAATGCCAGTGGTTCTGAATATGCGAAAAAACAAGCATTAATCGGTGCTAAAGCTATGGCAATGACTGCGATTGATGTGCTATTTGAAAAATAA
- a CDS encoding peptide ABC transporter substrate-binding protein: MFKIISPKLILISIFIVYSFLISGCSDEAMTDDTVRYALESEPSTLDPAKSTALAESNVELALFEGLTRLDEHEQPQPAAAKSWDISPDGTEYTFHLRDNLLWNDGTPLTAHDFEYAWKRVLDPQTASENAYMMYPLNNGEAFFKQEVSADQVGVKALDDKTLYVKLKAPITYFLNLTAFHAYYPVPRHVVEKDPEIWAANDKIVSNGPFVLTHWIHSNQLQFVKNDKYWDKDKVKLENMQWPISESQSTRVSMVESGQANITVEPPISEQERLTKEGLFKMSPYLGSYYYSFNTQKAPFDNPLVRKAFSMAVDREKLVNNVIKGGKEPAYAWVPPGLTNPVTKQDFRREGGNLVEYNPQKARELLSEAGYPNGEGLSPITILYNTNEMHKAVAEVIQAMWKENLNVNVELLNQESKVYLDARNTGNFQVARASWIGDYADPMTFMDVYLDENNDGQYHNPLYNDLVHKAQNTNNQEIRMQAMHEAEKILMDDAVVLPIYYTTQPYIAQPYVKNYRWSILGTIDFKEAYIENSPEKASEK; this comes from the coding sequence ATGTTTAAAATTATTTCACCTAAATTAATTTTAATTTCCATATTCATAGTATATAGTTTCCTCATCAGTGGTTGTAGTGATGAAGCTATGACTGATGATACTGTTCGCTATGCTTTAGAAAGCGAACCATCTACTTTAGACCCTGCTAAAAGTACAGCTCTCGCTGAATCAAATGTAGAACTTGCTTTATTTGAAGGTTTGACTCGTTTAGATGAACATGAACAACCTCAACCAGCAGCAGCTAAAAGTTGGGATATTTCTCCAGACGGCACAGAATACACATTCCATTTGCGTGATAATCTTCTCTGGAATGATGGTACACCTCTTACTGCTCATGATTTTGAATATGCATGGAAACGTGTACTTGACCCTCAAACAGCTTCTGAAAATGCTTATATGATGTATCCATTAAATAATGGTGAAGCCTTTTTCAAACAAGAAGTATCTGCTGACCAAGTAGGGGTAAAAGCTTTAGATGATAAAACTCTATATGTAAAATTAAAAGCACCTATCACATATTTTTTAAATTTAACTGCCTTTCATGCTTATTATCCTGTACCACGTCATGTTGTTGAAAAAGACCCTGAAATCTGGGCAGCTAATGATAAAATTGTTTCTAATGGCCCTTTCGTTTTAACTCATTGGATACATTCTAATCAATTACAATTTGTCAAAAATGATAAATATTGGGATAAAGATAAAGTTAAACTTGAAAATATGCAATGGCCTATCAGTGAATCTCAATCCACCCGCGTTTCTATGGTAGAAAGTGGTCAAGCTAATATCACTGTAGAACCGCCAATCTCTGAACAAGAACGCTTGACTAAAGAAGGCTTATTCAAGATGAGTCCTTATTTAGGCTCTTATTATTATAGTTTCAATACACAAAAAGCTCCATTTGATAATCCTCTAGTGCGTAAAGCTTTTTCTATGGCTGTGGATAGAGAAAAACTTGTCAACAATGTAATTAAAGGTGGCAAAGAACCAGCTTATGCTTGGGTTCCTCCTGGGCTTACTAATCCTGTAACTAAACAAGATTTTCGCCGTGAAGGTGGTAATCTCGTAGAATACAATCCACAAAAAGCAAGAGAATTACTCAGTGAAGCTGGATATCCAAATGGCGAAGGTCTTTCTCCTATAACTATTTTATATAATACAAATGAAATGCATAAAGCTGTAGCCGAAGTAATCCAAGCTATGTGGAAAGAAAATCTAAATGTTAATGTAGAACTTTTAAATCAAGAATCAAAAGTGTATTTAGATGCTAGAAATACAGGAAATTTCCAAGTAGCCCGTGCTTCATGGATTGGAGATTATGCCGATCCTATGACTTTTATGGACGTATATCTTGATGAAAATAACGATGGTCAATATCACAATCCACTTTATAATGATTTAGTTCATAAAGCTCAAAATACAAACAATCAAGAAATTCGTATGCAAGCAATGCATGAAGCTGAAAAAATCTTGATGGACGATGCTGTTGTCTTACCGATTTATTACACTACTCAACCTTATATAGCTCAACCTTATGTAAAAAATTATCGCTGGTCAATATTAGGCACTATCGATTTTAAAGAAGCATATATCGAAAATTCCCCTGAAAAAGCTTCCGAAAAATAA
- a CDS encoding S66 peptidase family protein: MMKTRHKGKILGIGSCIGIIAPATACADFDYTPGIELLHQWGYKTKISKTLKTNEGYLAGSDKLRASELNKFFADDEVDAILCFGGGYGCTRILDLLDYDLIRKHPKLLIGFSDVTALHTAIGQNSRLVTIHGPMLKTLSRKPTQYTISSFCRGLRMSVPLGAFPLPKKHDLESFYPGRAFGKLIGGNLSVITSLCGTPYELKGENSILFLEDIGEDAYAIDRMLRQLWQNGLLKDIKGLIFGNFSHCQPNKQEPYEFTVKEVLEQYANLAKVPTIYNFPAGHERTNAFLPLGVNATINITDDNINFFISEAHCKLR, from the coding sequence ATGATGAAGACTCGCCACAAAGGCAAAATTCTTGGCATTGGTAGTTGTATTGGCATCATAGCGCCAGCTACTGCTTGTGCAGATTTTGATTATACTCCTGGCATTGAACTTTTACATCAATGGGGTTATAAAACAAAAATCTCCAAAACTTTAAAAACAAATGAAGGTTATCTCGCAGGTTCTGATAAATTGCGAGCAAGTGAACTCAATAAATTTTTTGCTGATGATGAAGTTGATGCTATCTTATGTTTTGGTGGTGGTTATGGTTGTACACGTATTCTTGATTTATTAGATTATGATTTAATCCGCAAACACCCAAAATTATTAATAGGTTTTAGCGATGTTACAGCTCTTCATACTGCCATTGGACAAAATAGCCGACTTGTTACTATTCATGGACCTATGCTCAAAACTTTATCACGAAAACCTACGCAATATACGATTTCTTCTTTTTGTCGTGGTCTTCGCATGTCTGTTCCACTCGGTGCTTTTCCGCTACCTAAAAAACACGATTTAGAATCATTTTATCCAGGTAGAGCATTTGGTAAATTAATCGGTGGCAATCTAAGCGTTATCACTTCTCTTTGCGGTACTCCTTATGAATTAAAAGGGGAAAATAGTATTTTATTCTTAGAAGATATCGGTGAAGATGCTTATGCTATCGACCGCATGCTTCGTCAACTTTGGCAAAACGGTTTACTAAAAGACATCAAAGGTTTAATCTTCGGCAATTTTTCTCATTGCCAACCAAATAAACAAGAACCTTATGAATTTACTGTTAAAGAAGTCTTAGAGCAGTATGCTAATTTAGCCAAAGTTCCTACAATTTATAATTTCCCAGCAGGGCATGAACGCACAAATGCATTTTTGCCATTAGGTGTAAATGCTACTATTAATATTACTGACGATAATATTAATTTTTTCATCAGTGAAGCTCACTGCAAATTACGTTAA
- a CDS encoding dipeptide epimerase, translating to MKIIKIQIGKVKIPLKKPFITALRRVDFAEDIIIKIITDTGNIGFGNAPPTAVITGDSQASVVSAIHDIIAPKLIGLDICELETICNQIDKAMLHNSSAKAAIDIAIYDLFAQMCNLPLYKLLGGYRTDIKSDLTISLREPEIMAQDALEAVSNGYTDLKIKVGNDSTLDFKRIIAIRNAVGNEINIRLDANQGWKSKEAVRLIRQFEDKNLNIELIEQPVIAHDTVGLKFVTDNVDTPIMADESAFGTYEVFELLAKRACDLINIKLMKAGGIHNALKIADMAKICGVECMMGCMLESKVGITASASLAGSKSIITKADLDAADLLATDPIVGGISYKQNHIILNENNGLGITNIKDWEFITEIK from the coding sequence ATGAAAATCATAAAAATTCAAATTGGCAAAGTCAAAATTCCCTTAAAAAAACCTTTTATAACAGCCCTGCGCCGTGTTGACTTTGCCGAAGATATCATCATAAAAATAATCACTGATACAGGAAATATAGGTTTTGGCAATGCTCCGCCAACTGCTGTCATCACAGGAGATAGTCAAGCGTCTGTAGTCTCTGCCATTCATGATATCATTGCACCTAAATTAATTGGCTTAGATATTTGCGAATTAGAAACCATCTGCAATCAAATTGATAAAGCAATGCTTCATAATTCTTCTGCTAAAGCTGCTATAGATATCGCTATTTACGATTTATTCGCTCAAATGTGCAATTTGCCATTATATAAATTATTAGGTGGCTATCGCACAGATATAAAATCTGATTTAACAATTAGCCTACGCGAACCTGAAATCATGGCTCAAGATGCTCTTGAAGCTGTAAGTAATGGTTATACTGATTTAAAAATCAAAGTTGGCAACGACTCAACTTTAGATTTTAAACGCATTATTGCCATTAGAAATGCTGTAGGCAATGAAATAAACATTCGCCTAGATGCCAATCAAGGTTGGAAATCTAAAGAAGCTGTTCGTTTAATTCGCCAATTTGAAGATAAAAATTTAAATATTGAACTCATTGAACAACCTGTAATCGCTCATGATACTGTAGGTCTAAAATTCGTAACAGATAATGTAGATACTCCTATCATGGCTGATGAATCAGCTTTTGGCACATATGAAGTATTTGAACTTCTCGCTAAAAGAGCTTGCGATTTAATCAATATCAAGCTCATGAAAGCTGGCGGTATTCACAATGCTTTAAAAATCGCTGATATGGCAAAAATTTGTGGCGTTGAATGTATGATGGGTTGTATGCTCGAGTCCAAAGTAGGCATTACAGCATCTGCTAGTCTAGCTGGTAGTAAATCCATCATCACTAAAGCAGATTTAGATGCAGCTGATTTACTTGCCACAGACCCTATAGTTGGTGGTATATCCTATAAACAAAATCATATCATTTTAAATGAAAACAATGGTCTTGGTATAACAAATATCAAAGACTGGGAATTTATCACTGAAATAAAATAA